The sequence below is a genomic window from Synechococcus sp. PCC 7335.
TACTTCATGCATCACTGTCAAGACCTTATAACGCACTTCATCGCGCATGAAGGTGTTAACAACGTGATAACAAGATAAGCCACAACCCTCTTTTTAGTACAGCAAGATGACCTTTTTAGTACAGCAAGATGACCAAGTACAGCGAGATGGCTCACAAAACGGATAGACAAAACACGCAAGCCTTGCATGTTTTTTTGACATAGTATCTAAGGTACCTTCCTATGCGTATCACTCCATCTATCTCTGCACCAATCGAAAGCACTAATAGCCTTCTAGCTGAAACGTTCATCGTCGTGACTGCTTGTGTAAATAGCCCTAGTCGGATCTCTACAGTGAGAAGATGAATAGAGTAAGACAGTCACTCTAGCAACGAATCTGTGACAGGTCCGAAAAAGTTTTGACATCCGGGGCGATGATAGGCGATCGCGTCCAACCTCCGACCATACCCAAAAAATCAGCAGCTCCTTGTCTTGCCAACGCTAGATCAGCAGCCGAATCGCCAATAACCAAGGTTCTAGCCGGACTGACGGATAAAGACTCGCAGGCGAAGGCAAGAAACTCAGGATGTGTCTTGAGCGGAAACCCTCTAGCAGCACCGCAGTACCAGCTAATGTCAGTAAGACTATAGTGCTCTACGAATTCAGCCACCTGCGAGTGCAAATCACTCGAAACAATGCCAAGTTTGACCTTGGCTAGGGATAGCCGAGATAGTAAAGGTCGTACGCCTTCTAGCAACGGTGTTTTCTCAACTTTTGGGACGAGCCTATCTTCAGCCTCGGAAAAAGCGGAATGAGCGATCGCCCGAGCTTCGATCCAGCCTTTACCCGTTGCAGCGATATGAGCAGCAGTAGCCACTTCATTTTCCTCACGGCTGCCTACTGCTAATAGTCCAGTTGGGTCGATGTCGGTCGCTGTCAGACCAAAAGTAGTTAGTAATTGAGCGTGAAAGGCAGCAGGCTGATTCGGAACGCACCGTGAGCGTGCTATTCCTATTTTCTTGAGATACCCCTCCACATTCGCTAACGTTCCATCTTTGTCAAATAATACAGCCTGAATATGTTCAAACTTGTGAGCTTGACAGTAGATGGTTGCCATAGGATAGGGCTCTGTCCANNNNNNNNNNNNNNNNNNNNNNNNNNNNNNNNNNNNNNNNNNNNNNNNNNNNNNNNNNNNNNNNNNNNNNNNNNNNNNNNNNNNNNNNNNNNNNNNNNNNNNNNNNNNNNNNNNNNNNNNNNNNNNNNNNNNNNNNNNNNNNNNNNNNNNNNNNNNNNNNNNNNNNNNNNNNNNNNNNNNNNNNNNGGTGTATCGATGTGATCGTGAGAGATTTCAGAGATATGTAGCAAACCGCTAACGCCGCCGATGTCAATAAATGCACCGTATGGTTTCAGGCCACGCACCGTACCAAGCACAACTTCGCTGACTGCAGACCGTTCATCTTGCGTTCGACTAACGCGCGGCGATGGCTAAGTACTAGACGATTACGCTCTTCATCCACTTCTAAGAACTTCAGCGGCAGCTCTTCGCCAACCAAATCTTCCTTAGGTTTACGAGTGCTGATGTGGGATCCAGGAATAAATCCACGCAGCCCCTCAATGCGTACTAGCGCACCCCCTCGATTGGTCGCAAAGACAAGTGAACGAACGGTTGCGTCTTCTTGCTGAAGCTGGCGAACACGCTCCCAAGCTCGCATATACTCAATGCGGCGAATAGAAAGTGTTAGCTGACCGTCCTCGTTATCGTCTGTCAGAATGAAGAACTCACGGGTCTCATTAGACTGTAGAACTTCTTCAGCACCCTCAACTCGGTTGATAGACATCTCCTGAATAGGAAGATAAGCAGCGGTCTTGGCGCCAATATCGATCAGAGCACCCCGAGGTTCGATACTAAATACGGTTCCAGGAACAATATCACCCGGGTTGAAGTTGTAATCGTATTGGTCTAAGAGTGCCGCAAAATCGTCGTGTGTAAAACCAATGTCTGCGTTTTGAGTATCCGAGTTGGCCATGCTAGATTTTTCCTACAGTTATTCTGTCTCCGCGAACGAGTGAACACCTCGCGATCGCAACCCTTCACAAAAAATCCTTCGACTTCTGTAGATGGCCTACGTAATCGCTTATAAATCTTACTAAGGTTTTCAGTTAGAAAAGGCGATTAATGCCTTTGAGGTCTCCTGTCACAAGAATAACCATCATAGAACACAGCGGATACAAAACGCCATTATTTTTAACGGACGCTTTGACTCAAGCTGCGTTACTCTATGCCTGTTATTTGAGGGCTCGCTGTCCTAATACCCGAATACTGAGCTCAGTACTATAGTGAGATAGTTTGTGGATACAGTTTGTTGGGCCTGGCTAAGGCAGTGGAACTAGATGCTCTATGTCTTCTCTACTGGCCTCTCTCGCGGTAGCCTTCTCTGCGGCACTAGCTGAGTGAGAAAGCGTAGCGTCATTTGAAGCAGCACTACTTGAAGCCCCTGAAACACTAGACGCAGATGTCTTGTTAACTTTCTTCTTTGTCCTAGTTACTTTACTGTCTATGTGCTCATCACACTCATCATTCGAGTGGTTATCTTTGAGGTGATTCAAGGCCTCGGCAAAATCACGGATGCCCTGAAATTGTCGATAGACTGAAGCAAACCGAACATAGGCGACTTCGTTGACCGATTTGAGATGACTAAGTACTAGCTCTCCAATTTCTTCGCTAGTGACTTCGCGAATGGCTTTTTGCTGTAGTCCAGCTTCAATGTCATCGACAACTCGTTCAATAGTGTGAGCACTAACGCCCGTTTTCTCACAAGCAGTGACGATGCCGCGTAATAGTTTGGATCGATCGAAAGATTCGCGATCGCCTCTTTGCTTGATGACTGTAATCGGTACGTACTCAATCCTTTCGTAAGTTGTAAATCGTCGTTCACACTCTAAACACTCTCGCCGCCGACGGATGCTGCGGTCAGATTCTGCCGATCTCGACTCTAGGACACGATTATTCGGATGTTGGCAAAATGGACATTGCATGAGAGATAAGCCTCTAGAAGGCCAGCTTTTTATAGGGTTCCCCTAATGCAACGTTACGCCAAAATGCGTCTGGCCGGCACGATTGCTTATGGAAAATACGTCCGAAGGGTGCCGAGGAGGTCCTTCGGGGTCAGCTAGAGTCATACCGCCAAACCAATAGTTAGCACTAGCAGTTGAAAGTAGTCAAAAAGCTGGCGCTAAATCTACTGCTTCAACAGTGATCTAGCGCCAACCCTTATGCATGCTTTAGTAGGTCCTAGCGGTCTCGAAGTAGCAGTCCCAAAATACTGGTAACCAGTAACGGCTACGACCAGCAACCTATATCAGTTAATCTTTTGTAATTTTGGGAGGCTCGCGAAATGCGATCGCAAAAAATAGAGTTCCAATAATACAAGCGAAGATCAAAATGTAAGCAACAGCTTCCATAACTCATTCCTAAATGAACGACATACTGCTTTAAATCAAANNNNNNNNNNNNNNNNNNNNNNNNNNNNNNNNNNNNNNNNNNNNNNNNNNNNNNNNNNNNNNNNNNNNNNNNNNNNNNNNNNNNNNNNNNNNNNNNNNNNNNNNNNNNNNNNNNNNNNNNNNNNNNNNNNNNNNNNNNNNNNNNNNNNNNNNNNNNNNNNNNNNNNNNNNNNNNNNNNNNNNNNNNNNNNNNNNNNNNNNNNNNNNNNNNNNNNNNNNNNNNNNNNNNNNNNNNNNNNNNNNNNNNNNNNNNNNNNNNNNNNNNNNNNNNNNNNNNNNNNNNNNNNNNNNNNNNNNNNNNNNNNNNNNNNNNNNNNNNNNNNNNNNNNNNNNNNNNNNNNNNNNNNNNNNNNNNNNNNNNNNNNNNNNNNNNNNNNNNNNNNNNNNNNNNNNNNNNNNNNNNNNNNNNNNNNNNNNNNNNNNNNNNNNNNNNNNNNNNNNNNNNNNNNNNNNNNNNNNNNNNNNNNNNNNNNNNNNNNNNNNNNNNNNNNNNNNNNNNNNNNNNNNNNNNNNNNNNNNNNNNNNNNNNNNNNNNNNNNNNNNNNNNNNNNNNNNNNNNNNNNNNNNNNNNNNNNNNNNNNNNNNNNNNNNNNNNNNNNNNNNNNNNNNNNNNNNNNNNNNNNNNNNNNNNNNNNNNNNNNNNNNNNNNNNNNNNNNNNNNNNNNNNNNNNNNNNNNNNNNNNNNNNNNNNNNNNNNNNNNNNNNNNNNNNNNNNNNNNNNNNNNNNNNNNNNNNNNNNNNNNNNNNNNNNNNNNNNNNNNNNNNNNNNNNNNNNNNNNNNNNNNNNNNNNNNNNNNNNNNNNNNNNNNNNNNNNNNNNNNNNNNNNNNNNNNNNNNNNNNNNNNNNNNNNNNNNNNNNNNNNNNNNNNNNNNNNNNNNNNNNNNNNNNNNNNNNNNNNNNNNNNNNNNNNNNNNNNNNNNNNNNNNNNNNNNNNNNNNNNNNNNNNNNNNNNNNNNNNNNNNNNNNNNNNNNNNNNNNNNNNNNNNNNNNNNNNNNNNNNNNNNNNNNNNNNNNNNNNNNNNNNNNNNNNNNNNNNNNNNNNNNNNNNNNNNNNNNNNNNNNNNNNNNNNNNNNNNNNNNNNNNNNNNNNNNNNNNNNNNNNNNNNNNNNNNNNNNNNNNNNNNNNNNNNNNNNNNNNNNNNNNNNNNNNNNNNNNNNNNNNNNNACTCGACAGTACAGTCTCGATATTACCCATACGCAGCGCTTTGTACAGCCGCTGCGGTGGTCGAACCGTAAGGTGAAACAAGCCCGCGACGATACCCACAATACCTGCCGCGATATGGTGAGCAACTACGCCGCCTGGATTAAACGGGTTGAAGCCAGCCGGCCCCCATTCAGGGGCGACCCCTTGAACATGCCCGGTTAAGCCGTACGGGTCAGAAACCCACATGCCAGGACCCCAAAGACCTGTGAGATGAAACGCTCCGAAACCGAAGCAAAGTAGACCAGAGAGAAATAGGTGAATGCCAAACATCTTAGGCAAGTCTAGAGCCGGCTCACCCGTACGGGGGTCACGGAAAAGCTCTAGATCCCAGAAAACCCAATGCCAGCAGGCCGCCAAGAACAGCAGACCAGACAATACGATGTGAGCCAGTGCTACACCCTCAAAAGACCAAAAACCAGGACTTATACCCGTTGCTCCTGTTACGTCCCAGCCGCCCCAAGATCCTGTTACACCCAAACGGGTCATAAACGGAAGTACGAACATGCCCTGCCGCCACATGGGGTTGAGCACTGGATCGCTTGGATCAAAAGTGGCTAACTCGAATAGGGCCATAGAACCGGCCCAGCCTGCCACGAGTGCCGTATGCATCAAATGTACAGAAATCAAACGTCCCGGGTCATTCAGGACGACTGTATGTACTCGGTACCAAGGTAGACCCATTGACTACGCTCCTCCTTGTTTAACTAAAAAAATGTTGATCGCCTACTTAAACTTGCGTGAACATCAAAAGTTGAGTCCAAACTTAAGCCTTTGTAAGGCGAAGCCGGCTAATAAAAATTTGATGTCCTGCTAAAAAGACTTCAGATATTACTAAGGCTACCAGATATAGAACCTCTCCAAACCTGTAAAGTGGCGACTATGCGGCGACTATCTCTTCTTTTTGCCAAAGAAAAAGTAAGAAATTGGACCTGTCTACCCAGGTTTGTACACAAAAATGTAAAAATGAAGGTGTATAAAGAAGTGTAACTATTCCTCAACCTTTGAGGCAAGCGATTTGACTTAATTACAGTCGGCTCAATTAGTAATGGTGCGGCAAAAAACAGGTGGGATATAGCTCATGGTTAGTATTAAGTTTGTTAAAGAAAATAAGGAAATTGATGCAGCTATTGGCTCAAACCTGAGGTTCAAGGCTCAGGAAAATGGCATTGACATTTACACCTTTATGGGGAAGCTCGCTCAGTGTGGTGGCTATGGTCAGTGCGGTACCTGTGTTGTAGACGTTATAGAAGGTGGGCATAATTTGTCTCCCCGAAATGCAGTGGAAGAGCGCATGCTTAAGAAGCGTCCTTCAACCTGCCGGTTGGCTTGTCAAACGGTTGTGAACGGTCCGATTAGCGTTGTTACGAAGCCTGATAAAAAGGAAAGTTTGAAAAAACTAAAGGCGGAGCAGGCGGCAGGTCAATCTGCTGACGCTGTCGATCAACGTACTGTAGACAAAGGTGCTTCTTCCGATAGAACTACGGCTTCAGTCGATTAAACCTTTTTGGATGAGGTTAAGAGTAGCTTCCCGATCAGTGCCTTGCTGTTTAGGTGGAAGGCAAGCTGACAGAGCTTGAAATGGTATGCTGAAATCATTGGCTACAAATATTTTAGGAGTAGGTAGGGTCTTATGGAAACTAACAAGCTAGGCTTTGTTGCTAGCGTTTTGTTTGTCTTTGTTCCAACGGTATTTCTGTTGATTTTGTATATTCAAACTGCGAGCAAGAAAACAGGTACCTAGACTGTCGATACATATCATTGAAACGGCTCAAACCGTACGAATAAAAGCGCTTTAGATATTCATATATCCAAGGGGCTTTTTTACTCGTTCATATTTTTATAGGTAGCAACCGCAGAAGGAGAAATGCGGTTGAGATACCGGAAGATCCAGTATTTAAAGACAGTGTCGAGGATGACTGGAAAGGTGGCGATAAAAAGGAAGATAAAGTTGCGGTTGGCGGGTAAGCCGAGGTGTGCGGCCATACCTTCTAATAGCACTTCCCATCCGTGAGGTGAGTGAAAGCCAACGAATATATCAGTGAAAAGAATGATGATAAAAGCTTTGGCGCTGTCGCTAAGGCCGTAGACAATTTCGTCGATGAAGCCTTTAAGTGTAGCAACTTGCTCACGACAGTTACTCAGTAGCAGGGAGAAACTGAGAACCGCGATTATGTCGGCAAAGACATTTTCTACGGCGTCGGCACTGCGCTGGCGATAGTCTTCCTCAATCTCGAAAGCTTTTTGCCTAACACGCTCTTCGATCTCTAGTTCACTAAGGCTAGGTGCTTTGCCGATTAGGACTTCAAATCGAAAACGTTCTTCGTACCGCTGGAGCTCATGGAGAGCTTCCTCTTCCATCGCTACGTTAAGAAAGACCTCCGCTTGAGTGGCATCGCGAGTGTATTCTACAAGCGGAGCCACTAGGAAGTTTTTGCTCAGATATTGAGCTAGTAGCGGTACTATAATCAGCTGTAAGACGAAGGTGATAGCGATAGTGGTTTGAGCCTTAGAACTGCGAAAGTTGCGAACAACTTCGACTTCAGCATCAGGATCAAGATCTTGTTTGATGCGATCAACAGTACGCAAGATAGAGCGCGGTAGAACGCTACTGCTACGGCTAAGCGCTTCGTTCTGGGTCTCATCTGTGGAGACTGAGCTACCTTTTTTTTGATTAGAAAGACCACTAGAAAGTTGATCGCTCCCTCTTTGAGAGGAACGTGGGGAGAGTGGACTAGCAGCGGTTGCCTGAAGCTGAGTAAGAGAGAGAACAGAAGCTTGTTCGTATCGTTCTAAGACTTCATCGATGAGCTGGAGCTTTTTGAAAAAGACTGCAGGACCGTTAATTTGATCGAGAGGTAGGTCATCGGGAAGCGAAACAGCGCGGCGACTAATGCTAGAGAGCTGTAGCGCGTCGCTACTGGTACGAAATTCTGCCATTCGCCGCCGAACAATAGATAGATATCTACGGCGATCTTTCTGGAGAATGCGATAGGAGCTAGCGCTGTAGATGCCATTCTCTGGTGTAATGGGATTGCCACCAAAGTAATTTTCTTCGATTTGACGGATCTTGAGAGCGGCCTCGTAAGCTTGGTCTAGCGATCTATCAGGTGTTCCAAAGAACCACTGTCGAAGTCGACCAACAATTCCTAGTTGCTGCGAAGAATTTGTCATTGCCAGCTAAAGCTGCAGCCCATGGGTGATTAGTGCTTATATCTTACGGGGATGACAAGTCATCTTAGTTTATTGTGGACAAAATTAGCATTCTAGCTGCTGTTTTGTATGGGCGAGGCTGTTCAAGTTTGGCAAGTGCCGCTGCAGGTATCAAACGATACGCTCGTGCGGTATACGAAATGTTTGTCTGAAGATGAGATCTCGAGGGCGGCTCGGTTTCATTTCAACTCTGATCGCCGAAAGTTTGTGGTAGCAAGAGGAACGCTGCGTTACTTGCTGGGCGCGCGGTTTAGATGTAGGGCAGGCGCGATCGCATTTGGCTACAGCAAATATGGCAAACCAGAAATGAGGACTGCCTCAAAGGGCGATCGCCCTTTCCACTTCAATCTCTCTCACTCAGGGGAAATAGCCTTATGTGCGCTAGGCGGCGATCACGTGGTAGGTGTCGATATTGAAAAGGTAAAACCTATTCAACGCCTTGAAGGGATGTTAGAGCGCTGCTTAGTAGCACGAGAAAAGGCGGTGGTAGAGTCTTTTGCTACGGAAAAGCAGCCTTTCGCCTTCTTGCAGTATTGGACCTGTAAAGAAGCCTACCTAAAAGCGATCGGTTTAGGACTGTCACAATCGATGACAACGGTAGAAGTCGATCTAAATCCTCCTCGGTTCGTGCGTGGGCCGGATGGATGTGCGGCTAGCTGGCAGCTACACGACATAGAAGTCCCTGAGGATTATGTCGCAGCTCTAGTGGTTGCTGGAGAGGGGGCCGTACAAGTTAGATGCTGGCAGCACCCAAGTTAGCGGTTCTAATCAGTAAGCTATAAGCGATTTGATTAGCGATCAGCTCTTGTGAGTAAGATGACAGATTTAATAGGCCGTCGAATGGGATTATCTGCGGCATCGACAAGGCCAAAGTAAGTTTGCCTTTCTGCTACGGACAACGCTGAGGAACTCCCACCGTCTAGATTCAATAGCTTGGTGATACCTAGAGACTTAGCAAAGTCTGCTAGCTCTAGTAGCGTCATACCGATAGAACTGGCAGACTTTTCGACCATGATTAGCGCGATCGCCCCATCTGGATAAAGCCCAATTGCACTTCGAGCATTGGGCTGTCGGCTACCAATGGCATCGCGAAATAGAATCCCATCGTCGTAGTCTATGAAGCCTTCTACCCAAGAAGTATCGGCAGGGAGAAGCTGTGGACCGGCACCAATGGCAGTGTCTATCTCGCAGCCATCGGGCGGCGGCGCGTTGTGGAAAGTGATGTCGTAAACAACAGCTTCCTCGGTGAGGCTACCTTCGAGACCACCGCGCTCAACGACGCTTGCTTGACGACAGCGATAGACACGAAACTCTGACCGATTGAGAATTTGAGCCATGTACTGACCCAGGTTTGAATTATTGATCAAGCGTTCGTTATCAGCCGGATCGCTAACGGTCTGTTCTTGGGAGATAAGGTGAGAGGTCGTTTTGCCATTATGAGGATCGAAAAATCCACCGTTGATAATGTAGTCGGCATTTGTTCGCTCGGCAAAGGCTTCTATCGTGGCAAGCTCTTGTGCAACAGCGATCGATAGTTGGACGGTCGGTGGTTGGGTGACTACGTGGGCAATCGCACCTTTGAAATAGCGCTTTTGGTAGCCGTAAGCGCTATCCACGCTATCCGCGCCAAGTCTATCTAGCTTGTTCTTTTTAAGTTCAGATCGACTAAGTTCAGCTGAAGCCGCTTCGTGTTCTTCAACATCAATCCAGGCTGTAGATACTCCCCTAGCTAGTAGCCAAACACTACCTAATCCCAAGATCAGTAGCGCCAACACTAGCCACGAATTACGCGGTGACATTTCTCACTTTCTTACTGTTCTAGCTGCCTTGATAGATGTATCGTAGTCTGCACCTAGCTCACCATCATGAGTCACCACTTTGATTGAAACAAGCTAATAAGTTAGCAGTTAGCTCTCGCAATAGAGCCCCAAAATCCTATAAAAAGGGCCTCTACATAGCGCAGAAGACCCTAGGAGCAAGCTTTTCTTGTTCTAACCGAATACTCTAATAAGCATCTTGCAGCTCGTAGAAATCAGGGGAGATATAGTCCTTCCGTAGTGGCCAACCTTCCCAGTCTTCTGGCATCAATAGACGTTTTAGATTCGGATGCCCTTCATAGATGATGCCAAACAGGTCATAGCATTCGCGCTCTTGCCAGTCAGCTGACTTCCAGATCCAGTATACAGATGGAATTCGGGGATCTTCTCTGGGCAGGAAGCACTTAATTCGTACCTCAGCTGGCGCATCCGCATCGTCACTTAGCTTTGTTAGATCATAGACGCTGACTAGGTCTTGCCCTGGACCAGAATCGTATGCACATTGACAGCGCAGATAGTTGAAGCCATAGGCATAGAGCGCAGTCGCAAAGGGTAGCAGAAACTGAGGATCAACCTTAAGAACTTCTATCCCTGCATGATCGCGCTCCATCACCTCATGACCAAAGCCTTGCTCACTCAGCCAGGTAGAGACCTCCCCGGCCTCGACAATAGCAGACTCTTCTGACTCTGTAGCCGCATCTTTCTTCTCTGTATCAGCCATCTACCTCACGCCTTTTCCTGCTTAACGTTTGCACCTTCTAATTCGGCTGCCGATTTCTCAACGGGCATTCCCATCGCTTCCATCAGCTCTTTCGGCGGCGTATCCCGCTTACTAGAAGCCAGATATTCCCCGGTCAAAATAGGTGCAACTACCTTCATTTCGTGAGAGCGAGTATAGAAACGATGTGTCTCTTGGAACTCTGCGCGCTCCTGCATAGACTCGTTCGCGATCTTCTTACGCAGCTTGATTACCGCATCAAAGATTGCCTCTGGTCTAGGCGGACAGCCAGGAATATACACATCAACTGGGATGATCTTGTCTACGCCGCGCAAAGCAGTTGGAGAATCAGCGCTGAACATACCGCCAGTAATCGTACAGGCGCCCATTGCCATCACATAAGCAGGCTTGGGCATCTGTTCGTATAGCCGGACGAGAGCGGGTGCCATCTTCATCGTTACTGTACCTGCCACGATGATCAAATCGGCCTGACGGGGACTAGCCCGAGGGGCTAGACCAAAGCGGTCAAAATCAAACCTGGAGCCCAACAGCGCCGCAAATTCAATGAAACAACAGGCCGTGCCGTACAGCAAGGGAAACAAGCTCGAAAGCCTAGTCCAGTTATAGAGGTCATCGACTGTTGTCAAAATGACGTTCTCGGATAGATCCTGCGTGACACCTGTTTTGGCAGCAGGATTCATAATCCGCTCGCCTGGATCTACCAAGGGATTTTGCATATCTGATCTCATACCTTTTCCTATGACCACTCCAAAGCTCCTTTACGCCATGCGTAGACCAACCCAACCACCAGAATGGCGATAAAGATGAGCGCTTCTACAAACGCTAAAAGTCCTAACGTGTGAAATGCAACCGCCCAGGGATACAAAAAGACCGTCTCTACATCGAAGATCACAAAGACCAATGCAAACATGTAGTAGCGAATGTTGAACTGAATCCATGCGCCACCGATAGGCTCACAGCCTGACTCGTAGGTCGTCCGGCTCGCAGGACCAGCACTTGCCGGGCGCAATAGCTTGGAAGCGCCTAAAGCGACTACTGGTACGAGAGAGCTGATAATTAGAAAGCCTAGAAAGTACTCGTATCCACTTAAAACAAACACAGCGTGCGCCTTGAACCGTTGACAAATATCTTTTTCATTGTAGCGGCCTAAGTCTACCGCAGTGGCTTACTTTGCTACTGTTATCAAAAAATCTGCGCCAAAACAGGATTGACAGAAATCTATGTACATAACGTAGTTACTAAGCGATCACATCAGCGATCGCAACGCTAGTAACACCTGGTGGCCTGCAAAAAAGAGCTCGTTTGCCTCACATCGCCCGCTGAGAGAAAACCACTCTATGCAATAATAGTTTACAAATATTTCATATTTTTTCAGTTCGCTACACCGGGCAAGTGTTTTAATCCCATGACTACTGAGCCGACCGCTAATCCTGACTCGGAATCATCTCCAGTCGAGGAAATAATTCCGTTGGTAAAGCCCGAAGGATCTAAAGAAGAAAAGCCTGAAGGGTCCGAAGAAGGGCCTCCTACTCCTGAGGAGATGGATCGATTTGAGTGTCGCTCTTGTGGCTATACCTACGAACCTACTAAAGGCGATAGCCGCAGCGACACCCCGCGGGGCGTTCCGTTTAGAGAACTGCCCTTGGACTGGCGCTGCAGCGTTTGTGGCTCTAGTAAATCGCAGTTCAGTAACATCGGTCGGGCAGGTACTGCTTCTGGCTTCAAAGAAAACTTGAGCTATGGATTTGGCGTAAACACGCTGACACCTGGACAGAAAAACGTGCTGATATTTGGCGCTTTGGGATTAGCTGTGCTGTTTTTCTTGAGTCTGTATGGATTGCGATAGCGCTCCAGTTAGCTTGTAGAGCAAGTATCTAGGTTCTGTCAGCTAGTGTTCTGTTGCTTATGATAGATAGCGGCTGACTGAGTTGATTGTGTTGATTGTCCGGTGTCCATATATGTTATGTCCATATATTGAGTGTACGACTATGTTCTTTCGGATTGATTTTTTGCTGGAGTTGTCATGCAAACGGTTTTAATGTCCTTTCTTATAACTGCTTCTACGGCTGTGAAAGGAGCTATAAGAAAAGGGACGATGTTAGCTTTAGTTGCGGTGCTAGCGACTAGCTGTAGCAGTGTATTCCTCTCGGGGACAGAGACTAACCCTTGGGATGTCATTGCGCTGCCAACTGAGGCTTCTATCTCCGATGTTGCTTTTGCGAGTGATGGAGAACACGGTTGGCTCGTCGGTAGTCGCACAACGCTGCTGGAATCAACTGATGCAGGTAAGACCTGGGATACTCGCATCTTGGAGTTAGGCGATCAGAATTACACTTTTACTTCGATTGACTTTGAAGGTGATGAGGGTTGGCTAGTTGGTCAGCCTAGCATCATGCTGCACACTACCGATGGCGGCACGTCATGGTCTAATATTCCTCTCGATCCTAAGTTGCCAGGTCAGCCTCTATTAGTGACTGCAACGGGTGAGAATTCGGCTGAGCTAGCGACTGATATTGGTGCTATCTACGTGACTGAAGATGGCGGCCAGCAGTGGAAGGGTTTGGTTCAGTCTGCGGTAGGCGTGGTTAGAAATATGACTAGAAACTCGGACGGTCGCTATGTGGCGGTCTCGTCTAGAGGTAATTTCTACTCAACCTGGCTACCTGGGCAGGAAGCTTGGCAGCCGCATAACCGAGAGAACTCAAAACGACTGCAGAATATGGGCTTCACAAAAGACGGCTTGTTGTGGCTGATCGCCAGAGGTGGGCAGATTCAGTTTGGGACTGAGCAGGTCGAGTATGAGGACTGGAGCGATCCAATCAACCCTGAGTTCGCTTCTAGCTGGGGGCTGTTGGATATTGCCTATCGCACGCCCGAAGAGCTTTGGGTAACCGGGGGTAGTGGCAATTTGCTAGTCAGCACAGACGGAGGGGAGACTTGGGCCAAGGATAAGGCGGTTGAGAATGTCCCGACGAACTTTTATCGAGCTAAGTTCCTAGGTCCTGACCGTGGTTATATTTTGGGCCAGCGAGGCTATTTGCTGCGCTATGTCGGAGATGATCTCCCAGCTTGAGCGAGGCACTGGCGCTGCGATTTTCAACCTTCAGTTGAGAATTTCAGCTATATGTAGCATCAGCAAAAATGGAGAAGTGATGGAGAAAGGAGATTCTTGAATATTTTTCCATCACTTGCTTGTGAGTATGGCTGAGAGTTACGTATGATAACTATACATACCGCACATTTTTCGAAAAGATTTAGTTAGGAGATCTAAAAGATATGGCTGGCGTTACCGGCGAAAGACCTTTTGGTGACATAGTCACTAGTGTCCGCTACTGGATTATTCATAGCATCACTATTCCAGCTCTGTTCATTGCTGGTTGGTTGTTTGTTTCGACTGGGCTTGCTTACGACGCATTTGGCACCCCTCGTCCTAATGAAT
It includes:
- the nuoB gene encoding NADH-quinone oxidoreductase subunit NuoB → MQNPLVDPGERIMNPAAKTGVTQDLSENVILTTVDDLYNWTRLSSLFPLLYGTACCFIEFAALLGSRFDFDRFGLAPRASPRQADLIIVAGTVTMKMAPALVRLYEQMPKPAYVMAMGACTITGGMFSADSPTALRGVDKIIPVDVYIPGCPPRPEAIFDAVIKLRKKIANESMQERAEFQETHRFYTRSHEMKVVAPILTGEYLASSKRDTPPKELMEAMGMPVEKSAAELEGANVKQEKA
- the ndhC gene encoding photosynthetic/respiratory NAD(P)H-quinone oxidoreductase subunit C, giving the protein MFVLSGYEYFLGFLIISSLVPVVALGASKLLRPASAGPASRTTYESGCEPIGGAWIQFNIRYYMFALVFVIFDVETVFLYPWAVAFHTLGLLAFVEALIFIAILVVGLVYAWRKGALEWS
- a CDS encoding rubredoxin codes for the protein MTTEPTANPDSESSPVEEIIPLVKPEGSKEEKPEGSEEGPPTPEEMDRFECRSCGYTYEPTKGDSRSDTPRGVPFRELPLDWRCSVCGSSKSQFSNIGRAGTASGFKENLSYGFGVNTLTPGQKNVLIFGALGLAVLFFLSLYGLR
- a CDS encoding photosynthesis system II assembly factor Ycf48 — protein: MSFLITASTAVKGAIRKGTMLALVAVLATSCSSVFLSGTETNPWDVIALPTEASISDVAFASDGEHGWLVGSRTTLLESTDAGKTWDTRILELGDQNYTFTSIDFEGDEGWLVGQPSIMLHTTDGGTSWSNIPLDPKLPGQPLLVTATGENSAELATDIGAIYVTEDGGQQWKGLVQSAVGVVRNMTRNSDGRYVAVSSRGNFYSTWLPGQEAWQPHNRENSKRLQNMGFTKDGLLWLIARGGQIQFGTEQVEYEDWSDPINPEFASSWGLLDIAYRTPEELWVTGGSGNLLVSTDGGETWAKDKAVENVPTNFYRAKFLGPDRGYILGQRGYLLRYVGDDLPA
- the psbE gene encoding cytochrome b559 subunit alpha; its protein translation is MAGVTGERPFGDIVTSVRYWIIHSITIPALFIAGWLFVSTGLAYDAFGTPRPNEYYPSNQMELPIVDDRYNPDRTLKYQD